One segment of Sulfitobacter sp. W027 DNA contains the following:
- a CDS encoding GlxA family transcriptional regulator gives MRQKTKSPIKTVKIDVLLFDGFSNHCLANTLEPFRAANTITGRAVYEWRLLSLEGGLVRSSSGMLVETENATAMKASCDYLMVTVSYGHLALCSTQILSTLRELCANAKCLVGLDTGSWLLAAAGQLNDRPATIHGHLFESFSETFTQVDARQERFVIDGNRITCGGAMASFDLVLTLIGEHCGEMIRLDVAALFLHQTNQLFEESDTKPVRSKLVSRALVLMDENIETPVPIPTIARHLGCSLKSLQRRFARSLNATPGQVYRHRRLLAVRSLVESTNLSIAEIATRCGYENASSMTRAFKTQFGKTPMDMRTD, from the coding sequence ATGCGGCAAAAGACAAAATCACCAATTAAGACTGTAAAAATCGACGTGCTGCTGTTTGATGGATTTTCCAACCATTGCTTGGCCAACACCTTGGAACCATTTCGCGCCGCAAACACTATTACGGGTCGGGCGGTCTATGAATGGCGCCTGCTGTCTCTCGAAGGTGGTTTGGTGCGGTCTTCAAGCGGGATGCTCGTTGAAACTGAAAATGCCACAGCGATGAAGGCATCGTGTGATTATCTCATGGTGACCGTAAGCTATGGCCACCTGGCGCTGTGTAGCACTCAGATCCTGTCCACGCTGCGTGAACTTTGCGCAAATGCGAAATGTCTGGTTGGGCTCGACACGGGTTCTTGGCTGTTGGCGGCGGCAGGGCAGTTAAACGACAGGCCCGCAACCATCCATGGTCATCTGTTCGAAAGCTTTTCAGAGACGTTTACGCAGGTAGATGCACGGCAAGAGCGGTTTGTGATAGATGGCAACCGGATCACCTGCGGTGGTGCTATGGCGTCCTTCGACTTGGTGCTTACTCTGATCGGGGAGCATTGCGGCGAGATGATACGCCTCGATGTTGCGGCTCTTTTTCTGCACCAAACCAATCAGCTATTTGAGGAATCTGACACTAAACCTGTGCGGTCCAAACTGGTTTCTCGTGCGCTCGTTCTTATGGATGAGAATATCGAAACGCCTGTGCCAATTCCGACAATTGCACGTCACTTAGGGTGTTCGCTGAAAAGCCTCCAAAGACGGTTCGCACGCAGCTTGAACGCGACGCCGGGCCAAGTCTATCGGCATAGACGACTACTCGCTGTCAGAAGCTTGGTCGAAAGCACCAATCTTTCCATTGCTGAGATTGCCACGCGGTGCGGTTACGAAAACGCCAGTTCTATGACACGGGCCTTTAAGACCCAGTTTGGCAAGACGCCGATGGATATGAGAACCGACTGA